A stretch of Roseovarius sp. M141 DNA encodes these proteins:
- the fabA gene encoding bifunctional 3-hydroxydecanoyl-ACP dehydratase/trans-2-decenoyl-ACP isomerase, whose product MADYPTHFGKEDLLKCARGELFGPGNAQLPEPPMLMMDRITDVSSDGGAHGKGHITAEFDITPDLWFFGCHFPGNPIMPGCLGLDGLWQLTGFNLGWRGWQGRGYALGVGEVKLTGMVRPDRKMLTYHVDFTKAVQTRRLTMGVADGRVEADGDVIYLVKDMKVALSES is encoded by the coding sequence ATGGCAGACTATCCGACGCACTTCGGAAAAGAAGACCTACTGAAATGCGCGCGGGGCGAACTGTTTGGTCCCGGCAACGCCCAACTGCCCGAGCCACCCATGCTGATGATGGACCGCATTACGGACGTGTCGTCAGATGGCGGCGCGCACGGCAAGGGGCACATCACCGCTGAATTCGATATCACCCCGGATCTGTGGTTCTTCGGTTGCCACTTTCCCGGCAATCCGATCATGCCCGGCTGCCTGGGCCTCGATGGCCTGTGGCAGCTGACAGGGTTCAACCTGGGCTGGCGCGGCTGGCAGGGCCGCGGCTATGCGCTGGGCGTGGGCGAGGTCAAGCTGACGGGCATGGTGCGCCCGGATCGAAAGATGCTGACATACCATGTTGATTTCACGAAGGCCGTGCAGACGCGCCGCCTCACCATGGGCGTGGCCGATGGCCGGGTCGAGGCCGATGGCGACGTGATCTATCTGGTCAAGGATATGAAGGTCGCGCTCAGCGAAAGCTGA
- the irrA gene encoding iron response transcriptional regulator IrrA, protein MTCTATPEASLRGSEWLTTAGLRPTRQRVALAAMLIGDGQHRHVTAESLFADVQRCGEQVSLATVYNTLRAFCEAGLMQEVLVDGTKSYFDTNTHDHPHFFWEDENRLSDAPADQLTITSLPTAPEGAEIASVDVVIRLRRKS, encoded by the coding sequence ATGACATGCACAGCGACACCCGAGGCGAGCCTGCGAGGCTCTGAATGGCTGACCACGGCGGGGCTGCGACCCACACGCCAGCGCGTGGCGCTGGCCGCAATGCTGATCGGGGACGGCCAGCACCGCCACGTCACCGCCGAAAGCCTTTTTGCCGATGTCCAAAGATGCGGCGAGCAGGTGTCGCTGGCGACGGTCTACAACACGCTGCGCGCGTTTTGCGAGGCGGGCCTGATGCAGGAGGTGTTGGTTGACGGCACCAAATCCTATTTCGACACCAACACGCACGACCATCCCCATTTCTTCTGGGAGGATGAAAACCGGCTGTCCGATGCGCCCGCCGACCAATTGACAATCACCAGCCTGCCCACCGCCCCCGAGGGCGCGGAAATCGCCTCGGTCGATGTTGTCATCCGGCTGCGCCGCAAATCCTGA
- a CDS encoding NADPH:quinone reductase — MRAAFYSRFGPPADVIQLDEVEAPVPAPGEVRVRLAYSGVNPSDAKARSGTRPGVTKPPFARVIPHSDGSGVIDAVGDGVDTARIGHPVWIWNGQWQRAFGTAAEYICLPAAQAVAMPDGLDPQIGAVLGIPGLTAAHTVLGGGDIARQTVLISGGAGAVGHNAVQLAKWAGARVIATCSAGAMDRVRAAGADTVLDYNDPDLAAQIMDASDGAGIARAVEVEFGANAPLLAEVMAPNGTVAAYGSGKDMAPTLPFGPLLFKAIKIDITLIYILPEAERATAIQHLHRALSSGALIPAIDTVYGLKDCAKAHEAVMTPGRAGAVLLQI, encoded by the coding sequence ATGCGTGCCGCCTTTTACAGCCGCTTTGGCCCGCCCGCCGATGTGATCCAACTGGACGAGGTCGAGGCGCCCGTACCCGCGCCCGGCGAGGTCCGCGTCAGGCTGGCCTATTCCGGGGTCAACCCCTCTGACGCCAAGGCGCGCTCGGGCACGCGCCCCGGCGTGACCAAGCCGCCCTTTGCGCGCGTGATCCCCCATTCCGATGGCTCTGGCGTGATTGATGCCGTCGGTGATGGCGTGGATACGGCCCGCATCGGCCACCCCGTCTGGATCTGGAATGGCCAATGGCAACGCGCCTTCGGCACCGCCGCCGAATATATCTGCCTGCCTGCTGCGCAGGCCGTGGCGATGCCGGATGGCCTTGATCCGCAGATCGGCGCCGTGCTGGGCATCCCCGGCCTGACCGCAGCGCATACCGTGCTGGGCGGCGGCGATATCGCCCGGCAAACCGTGCTGATCAGCGGCGGCGCAGGGGCCGTCGGCCATAACGCGGTGCAGCTGGCCAAATGGGCCGGCGCGCGGGTGATCGCGACCTGTAGTGCGGGCGCGATGGACCGGGTGCGCGCAGCAGGCGCCGATACGGTACTCGACTACAACGATCCCGACCTTGCCGCCCAGATCATGGACGCCTCAGATGGGGCCGGTATTGCCCGCGCGGTCGAGGTTGAATTTGGCGCAAACGCCCCCCTGCTGGCCGAAGTGATGGCCCCGAACGGCACCGTCGCCGCCTACGGCTCGGGCAAGGATATGGCGCCCACCCTGCCCTTCGGCCCACTGCTGTTCAAGGCAATCAAGATCGACATCACGCTGATCTACATCCTGCCCGAAGCCGAACGCGCGACGGCAATCCAGCACCTGCACAGAGCATTGTCATCGGGCGCGCTGATTCCGGCGATAGATACGGTTTACGGTTTGAAGGATTGCGCCAAAGCGCATGAGGCCGTGATGACGCCGGGCCGTGCAGGCGCGGTCTTACTGCAAATTTGA
- a CDS encoding oxaloacetate decarboxylase, with translation MDQTEKFAIFDALHRGTGAFVIPNPWDAGSARLLASLGFAALATTSAGYAFAVGKRDSFASLTRDELLTNAAQIVQASDFPVSADLEDGFGSDPQTCAETVRMAADVGLVGGSIEDATGDPGAPIFDLEYAADRIRAAAEAARDLPFLLTARAENYLWGRPDLKDTIARLQAFSEAGADVLYAPGLPDLEAIRTVCREVDKPVNVVMGLQGPGYSVAQLSDVGVRRVSVGGSFARAAFGALKRAAEEVRDTGTFTYAQQAMPGDELAALMAQDGAVDRR, from the coding sequence ATGGACCAGACAGAGAAATTCGCAATCTTTGACGCGCTGCATCGCGGAACCGGCGCGTTCGTCATTCCAAACCCTTGGGATGCGGGGTCTGCGCGGCTGCTGGCCAGTCTCGGGTTTGCGGCGCTTGCGACGACCAGCGCGGGATATGCCTTTGCCGTGGGCAAGCGCGACTCCTTTGCCAGTCTGACCCGTGATGAACTGCTGACCAATGCGGCGCAGATCGTGCAGGCCAGCGATTTTCCGGTGTCGGCGGACCTTGAGGATGGGTTCGGCAGCGACCCGCAGACCTGCGCCGAAACCGTGCGTATGGCGGCAGATGTCGGACTGGTCGGTGGCTCGATCGAGGATGCGACAGGTGATCCGGGCGCACCGATCTTTGATCTGGAATATGCCGCAGACCGTATTCGCGCCGCTGCGGAGGCGGCCCGCGACCTGCCATTCCTTTTGACGGCGCGGGCCGAGAATTACCTGTGGGGGCGCCCGGATCTGAAGGACACGATTGCGCGTCTGCAAGCCTTTTCCGAGGCCGGGGCCGATGTGCTCTATGCGCCGGGCCTCCCCGATCTGGAGGCGATCCGCACAGTTTGCCGCGAAGTGGACAAGCCGGTGAACGTGGTCATGGGGCTTCAAGGGCCGGGGTATTCGGTCGCTCAGCTATCCGATGTCGGCGTGCGGCGTGTCAGCGTTGGCGGATCTTTCGCGCGCGCGGCGTTCGGCGCGCTGAAAAGAGCGGCCGAGGAGGTGCGCGATACAGGGACGTTCACATACGCGCAGCAGGCCATGCCGGGCGACGAACTGGCCGCGCTGATGGCGCAGGATGGGGCGGTTGACCGGCGTTGA
- a CDS encoding peptidylprolyl isomerase — protein MTEVKSGDTVHVHYTGTLTDGTVFDSSDGRDPLKFEVGSGQIIPGLDTAIPGMTVGDKKTVEVPADQAYGQIDPNARQQVPREGIPADIPLDPGTQLQVQTETGQVLPVTVLEVTEEHVTLDANHALAGKDLKFDIELVAIS, from the coding sequence ATGACCGAAGTGAAATCGGGCGATACCGTTCATGTTCATTACACCGGCACGCTGACCGACGGCACCGTCTTTGACAGCAGCGACGGACGCGACCCGCTGAAATTCGAAGTCGGCTCGGGTCAGATCATCCCCGGCCTCGATACCGCCATCCCCGGCATGACCGTTGGTGACAAGAAAACAGTCGAAGTCCCCGCCGATCAGGCCTACGGCCAGATCGATCCCAACGCGCGCCAGCAAGTCCCGCGCGAAGGCATCCCGGCAGACATTCCGCTGGACCCCGGCACGCAGTTGCAAGTGCAGACGGAGACCGGTCAGGTCCTGCCCGTGACCGTGCTGGAAGTCACCGAAGAGCATGTCACGCTGGACGCCAACCACGCGCTGGCCGGCAAGGACCTGAAGTTCGACATCGAGCTGGTCGCGATATCCTGA
- a CDS encoding haloacid dehalogenase type II, which yields MAITTCIFDAYGTLFDVAAAARTAAAEPGQDALAKCWPQIAQDWRLRQLHYSWLRTIMQDHVDFWCITQDALDWALEAQGIDDAALRERLLALYWQLESYPEVPQMLAALNTAGLDTAILSNGTPEMLGAAVTSAGIGVMLDDVLSIETCGIFKPARAVYDMVGDRFACAPGEVLFVTSNGWDAAGAAAYGFNVAWVNRDGAPVERLPGRPAHVLADLGGIPALAGL from the coding sequence ATGGCCATAACCACCTGCATCTTCGACGCCTACGGCACATTGTTCGACGTGGCCGCCGCCGCGCGGACCGCCGCAGCCGAGCCGGGTCAGGACGCGCTGGCCAAGTGCTGGCCGCAGATCGCACAGGACTGGCGGCTGCGGCAGCTGCATTACAGCTGGCTGCGTACGATCATGCAGGATCACGTCGATTTCTGGTGCATCACGCAGGATGCGCTGGACTGGGCGCTGGAGGCGCAGGGCATCGACGATGCCGCGCTGCGCGAACGCCTGTTGGCGCTGTATTGGCAACTGGAATCCTACCCGGAAGTGCCGCAGATGCTGGCTGCGCTGAACACGGCGGGGCTGGACACCGCCATCCTGTCGAACGGCACGCCCGAGATGCTGGGTGCCGCCGTCACCTCCGCCGGAATCGGCGTGATGCTGGACGATGTGTTGTCAATCGAGACCTGCGGCATCTTCAAACCGGCGCGCGCGGTCTATGACATGGTCGGCGACCGATTTGCCTGCGCGCCCGGCGAGGTGCTGTTTGTCACCTCCAATGGCTGGGACGCGGCGGGCGCTGCCGCCTACGGGTTCAACGTGGCGTGGGTCAATCGCGACGGCGCCCCGGTCGAACGTTTGCCGGGCCGCCCCGCGCATGTGCTGGCAGATCTGGGCGGCATTCCCGCACTGGCGGGGCTGTAG
- a CDS encoding alpha/beta fold hydrolase, whose amino-acid sequence MAHFTTSDGLSLHYSDTAEYEGGDGPPILCLAGLTRNSADFRLVLPFLAGYRVIRMDYRGRGQSDYADDITTYSVPQEAQDAIALLDHLGLERATILGTSRGGLIAMLLAATHPGRLNGAILNDIGPELAPGGLDRIKEYVGRRPIFRTYDEAAEGLSAVNDAQFPGVTLARWRLHAENIWAEQPGERLALRYDPRLRDALMGQAGALPAPDLWPFFDALASMPLTVLHGANSDLLSADLFARMQARAPTMRAFTVPDRGHVPFLDEAASLDGILSHLRDYA is encoded by the coding sequence ATGGCGCACTTTACCACCTCTGACGGGCTGAGCCTCCATTATTCCGACACAGCCGAGTACGAGGGCGGCGACGGACCGCCCATCCTTTGCCTTGCAGGACTGACGCGCAATTCGGCCGATTTTCGGCTGGTTCTGCCTTTTTTGGCGGGCTACCGCGTGATCCGCATGGATTACCGCGGGCGAGGCCAGTCGGATTACGCAGACGACATCACCACCTATTCGGTGCCGCAAGAGGCGCAGGACGCCATCGCGCTGCTCGATCATCTGGGGCTGGAGCGTGCCACCATTCTTGGCACCTCGCGCGGCGGACTGATTGCCATGCTGCTGGCGGCAACGCATCCGGGGCGGCTGAACGGTGCGATCTTGAACGATATCGGGCCCGAACTTGCCCCCGGCGGGCTGGACCGGATCAAGGAATATGTGGGTCGGCGCCCCATATTCCGCACCTATGATGAGGCGGCAGAGGGGCTGTCCGCTGTGAACGACGCGCAATTTCCCGGCGTCACCCTCGCGCGCTGGCGCCTGCATGCCGAGAATATCTGGGCCGAGCAGCCCGGCGAACGTCTGGCGCTGCGCTACGATCCGCGTCTGCGCGATGCGCTGATGGGACAGGCCGGCGCCCTGCCCGCCCCCGATCTCTGGCCGTTCTTCGATGCGCTGGCGTCAATGCCGCTGACTGTGCTGCATGGCGCGAATTCCGATCTGCTATCTGCGGACCTCTTCGCCCGGATGCAGGCCCGCGCGCCCACCATGCGCGCATTCACCGTACCGGACCGGGGCCACGTGCCCTTCCTTGACGAGGCGGCATCGCTGGACGGGATCTTGTCCCACCTCAGGGATTACGCATGA